One genomic segment of Helianthus annuus cultivar XRQ/B chromosome 14, HanXRQr2.0-SUNRISE, whole genome shotgun sequence includes these proteins:
- the LOC118486609 gene encoding uncharacterized protein LOC118486609 codes for MRRPKGRGRGRPKGGGGDGLRAKTARYGAGEEDVAGARPRGAAWEDGRHQGGPHVLVRRKRLNSDGEDGTEGRRRRRTVDKQQSFRDLLRCTDEEERLRMREIYKKAKREAKKAVTEAKNTAYKQMYERLETKEGEHDMFKIAKARERRRQDLGVVKFIKGEDGRVLVKAHDIKLRWQTYFHNLFNDGRAYQQDSSNPRTQRRQQNNCYCKRITQEEVRMALRKMGRGKAVGLDNIPIEVWKCLGEEGVQWLTLLFNHIFKTGKMPDQ; via the exons ATGAGGCGGCCTAAGGGCAGAGGCAGAGGGCGGCCTAAGGGCGGAGGCGGCGATGGCCTGAGAGCGAAG ACTGCTCGGTATGGTGCCGGAGAAGAAGACGTCGCCGGAGCAAGACCGAGGGGGGCGGCGTGGGAGGACGGGCGTCACCAAGGGGGCCCACATGTTTTGGTCCGTCGCAAACGGCTTAACTCCGACGGGGAGGACGGGACGGAGGGGCGGCGGCGTAGGAGAACGGTG GATAAGCAACAGAGTTTTAGAGATCTTTTGAGGTGCACAGATGAAGAGGAGCGGCTGAGGATGAGGGAGATATACAAGAAGGCAAAAAGGGAAGCGAAAAAGGCGGTGACCGAGGCAAAAAACACAGCCTATAAACAAATGTATGAACGTTTGGAAACGAAAGAGGGGGAGCATGATATGTTCAAGATTGCCAAAGCTAGGGAGCGAAGAAGACAAGATCTAGGAGTAGTAAAGTTTATCAAAGGAGAGGATGGACGTGTTTTAGTCAAGGCACATGACATTAAATTGAGATGGCAAACCTACTTCCATAATCTTTTCAACGACGGTAGGGCATACCAACAAGATAGCAGCAATCCCAGGACTCAAAGGCGACAACAGAATAATTGCTACTGCAAGAGGATCACACAGGAAGAGGTGAGGATGGCACTTAGGAAGATGGGAAGAGGCAAGGCAGTGGGTTTGGACAACATACCGATCGAGGTGTGGAAGTGTTTGGGGGAAGAAGGGGTCCAATGGTTAACACTTTTGTTCAATCATATTTTCAAGACTGGAAAAATGCCAGATCAGTAG